The Christiangramia flava JLT2011 genome has a segment encoding these proteins:
- a CDS encoding multicopper oxidase family protein, whose translation MKALDRRKFIKLGSTGSAVLLSWPFLNACEGLSSKKNESADPDFEPDLDIDLTAKESQIPLFQGSSTKVWMFETKINTGADDAIQQLNDIYLGPILRVRKGQKVRIRFKNKLPEKSIVHWHGMHVPEKYDGHPKDVIENGETYIYEFEIMNRAGTYWFHPHPHGRTGPQVYNGLAGMLIVSDDEEEKLNLPKGEFDMPIVIQDRAFDQENQLLYLNRGRMDKMMGFMGNRIFINGKPDKNLNLKAGATYRLRFLNASNSRFYKLGWSDGTPLTVIGIDGSLLEKPRSLPYMMLGVAERVDIWLDLKDMPKETELTMKSLPFSTGMMNMGMMGNMGTTLPLGSEYDVLKITLDTLENNNIELPEKLLTLNKIDPSEAINEDNPRIFKFFMRRMQWMINGRTWEETGVADEETVKLNTTEIWQLLNSGGGMMGDGGMMGGKGMMGNGGMMKGGMMQMPHPIHIHQVQFNILERDVSDMDPDVWNSVKEGFIDDGWQDTVLLMPGMKIKIIMRFEDFKGLFLYHCHNLEHEDMGMMRNYKIE comes from the coding sequence ATGAAAGCGCTTGATCGTAGAAAGTTTATAAAGTTGGGAAGCACGGGTTCTGCTGTTCTCCTGTCGTGGCCATTTCTCAACGCTTGCGAAGGCCTTTCATCCAAAAAAAATGAAAGTGCAGATCCTGATTTTGAACCGGACCTGGATATTGATCTTACCGCAAAGGAAAGTCAAATACCCCTATTTCAAGGGAGTTCCACCAAGGTTTGGATGTTTGAGACGAAAATAAATACCGGTGCCGACGATGCAATACAACAATTAAATGATATTTATTTAGGCCCCATATTGCGTGTGCGCAAAGGTCAAAAAGTAAGGATTCGTTTTAAAAACAAGTTGCCTGAAAAAAGTATTGTGCACTGGCACGGGATGCACGTGCCGGAAAAATATGACGGCCATCCCAAAGATGTTATAGAAAATGGGGAAACCTATATCTATGAATTTGAGATTATGAACCGTGCCGGTACCTATTGGTTTCACCCACATCCACACGGTCGTACAGGTCCACAGGTGTACAATGGACTGGCGGGAATGCTAATAGTCAGCGACGATGAGGAAGAGAAACTTAACCTTCCCAAAGGTGAATTCGACATGCCCATTGTCATCCAGGACAGGGCGTTTGATCAAGAAAATCAGCTCCTTTATCTGAACAGGGGCCGAATGGATAAAATGATGGGCTTTATGGGGAACCGGATTTTTATTAATGGAAAGCCTGATAAAAATCTAAACTTAAAAGCCGGTGCTACCTATCGGTTAAGGTTCCTCAATGCTTCGAATTCCCGTTTTTATAAACTTGGTTGGTCTGATGGCACTCCCCTCACCGTTATTGGGATTGACGGCAGTCTTTTGGAAAAGCCTCGATCATTGCCCTATATGATGTTGGGGGTGGCCGAACGTGTGGATATATGGCTTGATTTAAAAGATATGCCCAAAGAAACCGAACTAACCATGAAAAGCCTTCCCTTTTCTACGGGGATGATGAATATGGGGATGATGGGCAATATGGGAACTACGCTTCCTTTGGGCAGTGAATATGATGTACTAAAAATTACTTTGGACACATTAGAAAACAACAACATTGAACTTCCGGAAAAACTTCTTACTCTCAATAAAATAGACCCTTCCGAAGCCATAAACGAAGATAATCCAAGGATCTTCAAATTTTTTATGCGGCGCATGCAATGGATGATCAATGGCAGGACCTGGGAAGAGACAGGAGTCGCAGATGAAGAAACCGTAAAATTAAATACCACCGAAATATGGCAATTGTTGAATAGTGGCGGTGGAATGATGGGTGATGGTGGTATGATGGGCGGAAAAGGAATGATGGGAAATGGCGGCATGATGAAGGGTGGTATGATGCAAATGCCGCATCCCATTCATATACACCAGGTCCAGTTTAATATCCTGGAAAGGGATGTATCTGATATGGATCCCGACGTGTGGAATTCCGTAAAGGAAGGATTTATAGATGACGGCTGGCAGGATACGGTATTGCTCATGCCCGGAATGAAAATAAAGATAATCATGCGCTTTGAGGACTTTAAGGGCTTGTTCCTGTATCACTGTCACAATCTGGAACACGAGGACATGGGCATGATGCGGAACTATAAAATAGAGTAA
- a CDS encoding helix-turn-helix domain-containing protein, with protein MEKEFYIKKMVCRSCIKLIRKKLNDEGFNIVSLELGILVIETENPDVVKHQLREILKKNDFDLIENPEEKLVEQIKILLIQLVGNVPENPIEIKMSKYLSDKLAQDYASMSKIFSYIQEITIEKYFIKLKIEKVKELIHSQNYNFTEISHMLGYSNLGHLSMQFKNETGVSLSHYKSMGLNFRNSLDRIL; from the coding sequence ATGGAAAAAGAATTCTATATAAAAAAGATGGTATGTAGGAGTTGTATAAAACTGATAAGGAAAAAACTGAATGATGAGGGTTTTAATATCGTATCACTGGAACTGGGAATTTTGGTAATTGAAACCGAAAACCCTGATGTGGTAAAACATCAACTAAGGGAAATATTGAAAAAGAATGATTTTGATTTAATAGAAAACCCTGAGGAAAAACTGGTGGAACAAATTAAAATTTTACTTATTCAATTAGTAGGGAATGTGCCTGAAAATCCTATTGAGATAAAAATGTCTAAATATTTATCGGATAAGCTGGCTCAGGATTACGCGAGTATGAGCAAAATTTTCTCTTATATCCAGGAAATTACCATCGAAAAATACTTTATAAAATTAAAGATCGAAAAAGTGAAAGAATTAATCCATAGCCAAAATTATAATTTTACAGAAATATCCCATATGCTTGGGTATAGCAACCTTGGCCATTTAAGTATGCAATTTAAAAATGAAACCGGTGTAAGCCTTTCGCACTATAAATCCATGGGTTTGAATTTTAGGAATTCCTTAGACAGAATTTTATAA
- a CDS encoding vitamin K epoxide reductase family protein, which translates to MSTDKQNPKNKNSQKGEKKHGQMGKRGVTRPMSDMNMGGGNGMKMDSGQRKEMLITHHKQTLWVYWAVILLGVWMIFSPLTFDYGSNVVSPSGGRDVWLSLADRISAMRWSDIISGLLLVFFGWRSLTPNRPYSVWIACFIGIWISMAPLIFWAPTAIAYYNGTMVGALVIALTILIPGMPNMIMYMKMGGDLPPGWSYNPSSWPQRWIMIVLAFMGWIGSRYLAAFQLGYVEYAWDPFFGDGTLNVLNSDMSHSWPISDAALGTFAYTLEFLMGFMGATSRWRTMPWMVTFFGILVIPLGFVSIFLVVSQPLTVGAWCALCLFTAAVMLPMIPLQIDEVIAMGQHMLQRKRKGDSMWRVFWKGGDAITTHMDERSPELVELHESPWKVFKSSIWGMTAPWQLTLATILGLWLMFSPTVFGVGIETQAADLNHLGGALVVVMAVVAMAEVLRTFRYLNVLLGLALIAFPWFIDDGNMSLTISSSISGLIIMLLSFPKGTIREKYGLWNKYIK; encoded by the coding sequence ATGTCAACTGACAAACAAAACCCCAAAAATAAGAATTCCCAAAAAGGCGAAAAGAAACACGGACAAATGGGAAAACGCGGGGTCACGCGGCCAATGTCCGATATGAACATGGGGGGAGGAAATGGAATGAAAATGGATTCAGGGCAGCGGAAAGAGATGTTGATCACACACCATAAACAAACCCTTTGGGTATATTGGGCGGTTATACTTTTAGGGGTATGGATGATTTTTTCCCCACTTACTTTTGATTATGGAAGCAATGTGGTGTCGCCCAGCGGCGGCAGGGATGTCTGGCTTTCCCTTGCAGACCGTATTTCCGCAATGCGCTGGAGCGACATCATAAGCGGGTTGTTACTTGTATTTTTTGGCTGGCGCTCGCTAACACCCAATAGGCCTTACAGCGTCTGGATCGCGTGTTTCATAGGAATTTGGATAAGCATGGCGCCATTGATTTTTTGGGCCCCTACGGCCATAGCTTATTATAATGGAACTATGGTTGGTGCCTTGGTGATCGCCCTGACCATACTTATCCCGGGAATGCCCAATATGATTATGTATATGAAAATGGGTGGTGATTTGCCACCGGGGTGGTCTTACAATCCTTCTAGTTGGCCCCAACGATGGATTATGATCGTTCTTGCATTTATGGGATGGATAGGTTCCCGGTATTTGGCAGCATTTCAGTTAGGCTACGTCGAATATGCCTGGGATCCGTTCTTTGGGGATGGGACTTTAAATGTCCTAAATTCAGATATGTCTCATTCCTGGCCGATATCCGATGCCGCATTGGGAACTTTTGCGTACACATTGGAATTTTTAATGGGTTTTATGGGAGCTACTTCCCGATGGAGAACTATGCCCTGGATGGTTACTTTTTTTGGTATTTTGGTCATTCCTCTGGGATTTGTAAGTATTTTTTTAGTGGTATCGCAACCCTTAACGGTGGGTGCCTGGTGCGCACTTTGCCTATTTACCGCAGCGGTAATGTTGCCCATGATTCCATTGCAGATCGATGAAGTGATTGCTATGGGGCAGCACATGCTACAAAGAAAACGGAAGGGAGATTCTATGTGGAGGGTTTTCTGGAAAGGAGGTGATGCCATTACCACACACATGGATGAACGTTCTCCAGAACTTGTCGAACTTCATGAAAGTCCCTGGAAGGTATTCAAATCCTCTATTTGGGGAATGACCGCTCCCTGGCAATTAACACTTGCCACAATATTGGGATTATGGCTAATGTTCTCCCCTACCGTGTTTGGTGTGGGAATAGAAACCCAAGCGGCAGATCTAAATCATTTAGGGGGCGCCCTGGTTGTTGTCATGGCAGTAGTGGCTATGGCAGAGGTTTTGAGAACCTTCCGCTATCTGAATGTGCTGCTGGGCTTGGCACTTATTGCATTCCCCTGGTTTATTGATGATGGAAATATGTCGCTCACTATTAGCAGTAGCATAAGTGGTCTTATTATTATGCTCCTTTCATTCCCCAAGGGCACTATTCGGGAAAAATATGGCTTATGGAATAAGTATATTAAGTAG
- a CDS encoding NAD-dependent epimerase/dehydratase family protein — MEGPAIKTNKDIIVVSGSSGLIGTTLINELAKKYLLIGLDNIGYPFPPTTAECVCIDITSEESMENAFERIRFAYGNRIASVVHLAAYYDFSGEPSPLYQKITVEGTERLLRVLQSFEVEQFIFSSSLLVYKPTTPGVKIDEDSPVEPKWDYPQSKVDTEKILHNKKGDIPIMNLRIAGVYNDEGHSIPITNQIQRIYENQLTSHLYPGKFERGNPYIHLDDLINAIEKAIEKRKDFQQEITINLGEPDTMGFIELQQQISRLLFDKEWKTYKIPKFVAKFGAWVQGLFGDSFIKPWMVDLTDDHMELDISRAKKLLDWEPQHRLRTTLPKIIDNLKSDPKKWYKENDLKPPSGLKEKDPKK, encoded by the coding sequence ATGGAAGGACCGGCTATAAAAACCAACAAAGATATTATTGTAGTAAGTGGCAGTAGTGGATTAATAGGAACCACGCTTATAAACGAACTGGCAAAGAAATATTTATTAATAGGGTTGGATAACATAGGTTACCCCTTTCCTCCTACTACAGCCGAATGTGTTTGTATTGATATTACTTCCGAGGAAAGTATGGAGAACGCATTTGAGCGTATCCGCTTCGCTTATGGCAATAGAATCGCATCCGTAGTACATCTTGCGGCTTACTATGATTTTAGCGGGGAACCGAGTCCACTCTACCAGAAAATAACCGTAGAAGGAACCGAGCGCTTATTAAGGGTGCTGCAGAGTTTTGAGGTCGAACAGTTTATATTTTCCAGTAGCCTATTGGTTTATAAGCCCACCACCCCTGGAGTGAAAATAGATGAAGATTCCCCCGTTGAACCTAAATGGGACTATCCCCAATCAAAAGTAGATACCGAAAAGATCCTGCATAATAAAAAAGGTGATATTCCCATTATGAACCTTCGTATTGCAGGGGTATATAACGATGAAGGTCATTCCATACCGATAACCAATCAGATTCAGCGAATTTATGAAAACCAGTTGACCAGTCATCTTTACCCTGGAAAGTTTGAACGAGGAAACCCGTACATACATCTGGATGATTTAATTAACGCCATTGAAAAAGCCATTGAAAAACGAAAAGATTTCCAACAGGAGATCACAATCAACCTGGGTGAGCCCGATACGATGGGTTTTATCGAATTGCAGCAGCAAATCTCCCGACTGCTTTTTGATAAAGAATGGAAAACGTACAAGATCCCTAAATTCGTTGCAAAATTTGGGGCGTGGGTACAGGGTCTTTTTGGAGATTCCTTTATCAAACCCTGGATGGTCGATTTGACCGATGATCACATGGAACTGGATATCTCCCGTGCCAAAAAATTGCTGGATTGGGAGCCACAACATCGTCTGCGAACCACACTTCCCAAGATAATAGATAACCTAAAGTCAGATCCAAAAAAATGGTACAAGGAAAACGACCTTAAACCTCCTTCCGGTTTAAAAGAAAAGGACCCCAAAAAATGA
- a CDS encoding P-II family nitrogen regulator translates to MREVKAFIREKRANEVMQALRAEGFKSLTVSEAEGTGNYTKKSDSPSLRFPLAHSKMSKLEIVCKKEDVENIVQVIHEHGGKGEKGEGLIYVSEVLEIYKVRTGKLSKEDIEL, encoded by the coding sequence ATGAGGGAAGTTAAAGCATTTATACGTGAAAAAAGGGCAAACGAGGTCATGCAGGCTTTGCGGGCCGAAGGTTTTAAGAGCTTAACCGTTTCTGAAGCGGAGGGTACCGGAAACTATACTAAAAAAAGTGATTCGCCTTCACTTCGCTTTCCATTGGCCCACAGTAAAATGTCCAAACTGGAAATCGTATGTAAAAAAGAAGATGTAGAAAACATAGTTCAGGTGATTCATGAACATGGTGGGAAGGGCGAAAAGGGCGAAGGCCTTATTTATGTTTCCGAAGTGCTTGAAATTTACAAAGTAAGAACGGGCAAATTAAGTAAGGAAGATATAGAACTATAA
- a CDS encoding TolC family protein, with protein MRNIILIIALLFVVQTQAQDLQSYIQVAVKNNPEIEAFELRYNIAEEKVNEVNTLPNTEVSAGYFVSEPETRTGAQTARFSVKQMIPWFGTITARENYAASLAEAEYVDITIAKRKLALSVSQSYYRLYSIRARQRVLEENIELLDTYERLALTSLEVGNASAVDVLRLQIRQNELVERKEVLGQDFLAEQSIFNNLLNRDESMEVEVYDSLGLPSVDPIISLEDLNVHPELLKYDELYESVEQAEFLNQKESLPDLGFGVDYVAVTERPNMDFNDNGKDILMPMVSLSIPIFNNRYKSITKINELRQQEITAQKDDRRNELETLLETAISDRESARIAYRIQLDNLKQANDAEEILIKSYESATIDFNDVLDVQELQLKFQINGIESVRNYYVQMALINYLSNNN; from the coding sequence ATGAGAAATATAATTTTAATAATCGCCCTACTATTCGTGGTCCAGACGCAGGCTCAGGATTTACAGTCCTACATTCAGGTAGCAGTAAAAAACAATCCGGAGATAGAGGCTTTTGAACTTCGTTATAATATTGCCGAAGAAAAGGTGAACGAGGTCAATACTTTGCCCAATACTGAGGTTAGCGCGGGATATTTTGTTAGTGAACCTGAAACCCGAACGGGTGCCCAGACAGCCAGGTTCTCGGTTAAGCAGATGATCCCCTGGTTTGGGACCATTACGGCAAGGGAAAACTATGCTGCCTCTTTGGCTGAAGCCGAATATGTAGACATTACCATTGCCAAAAGGAAATTGGCACTCTCCGTGTCCCAGTCCTATTATCGTTTGTACTCCATCAGGGCAAGGCAACGGGTACTGGAAGAAAACATAGAACTTTTGGACACTTATGAGAGGTTGGCCCTGACCTCCTTGGAAGTTGGTAATGCTTCTGCGGTTGATGTACTACGTCTGCAAATACGGCAAAATGAACTGGTTGAGCGCAAGGAGGTCTTAGGGCAGGATTTTTTGGCCGAGCAAAGTATCTTCAATAACCTTTTAAACCGTGACGAAAGTATGGAAGTCGAGGTATATGATTCGTTGGGCCTTCCTTCAGTAGATCCTATAATTTCTTTAGAGGATCTAAACGTCCACCCTGAATTGTTAAAGTATGATGAACTATACGAATCTGTGGAACAGGCTGAGTTTCTGAACCAAAAAGAATCCCTGCCCGACCTTGGTTTTGGTGTGGACTATGTTGCGGTAACCGAACGTCCAAATATGGATTTCAACGATAATGGCAAAGATATTTTGATGCCTATGGTATCCCTATCCATACCCATATTCAATAACAGGTATAAGTCCATTACAAAGATAAATGAACTGAGGCAACAGGAAATTACGGCCCAAAAGGATGATCGCAGGAACGAGCTGGAAACATTGCTGGAAACCGCTATAAGTGACAGGGAGTCCGCAAGGATAGCTTACAGGATACAGTTGGACAATTTAAAACAGGCGAACGATGCAGAGGAGATTTTGATCAAAAGCTATGAAAGTGCCACTATTGATTTCAACGATGTGCTGGATGTTCAGGAATTACAATTAAAATTCCAGATCAATGGAATCGAATCGGTCAGGAACTATTATGTACAAATGGCCTTGATCAATTATCTAAGTAACAATAACTAA
- a CDS encoding MBL fold metallo-hydrolase → MNAKIERFYDEDLAHASYTILSSDEIVLIDPARNPQPYYDFAKKHNANIIAVIETHLHADFVSSHLQIQKEKGAVIYASKFADAKYSHISFDQDDVLALGKIELKALNTPGHSPDSICILLLDEQDTQQAVFTGDTLFVGDVGRPDLREEDGDLATQEKEMARQMYFSTRNVLMKLGKDVEVYPAHGAGSLCGKNISSDLSSTIGRELKRNPALQPMDEDTFIDFLLEDQPFIPKYFKHDVSLNRNGADSFEESINSIPLAENETFQGGIAIIDARSQQEFKSGHHQGAINIAAGGKFETWLGTILSPKEPFYLVAENKEILKKLLEKTAKIGYEKNIKAALTSFANAKSKEPQLDVDHFKSHKRDYQILDVRNDAELENGKIFKGAIHIPLPELEDGLQKIDTNKSVVVHCASGYRSAIAASLIKNMLPDTRVYDLGTAVKNFKSD, encoded by the coding sequence ATGAATGCTAAAATAGAAAGATTTTACGATGAAGATTTAGCCCACGCATCCTATACTATTTTAAGCAGCGATGAAATAGTATTGATCGACCCTGCAAGAAACCCCCAACCCTATTACGATTTTGCCAAAAAGCACAATGCCAATATTATTGCAGTAATTGAGACCCATTTGCATGCCGATTTTGTTAGTAGCCATTTGCAGATTCAGAAGGAAAAAGGAGCAGTTATTTATGCCAGTAAGTTTGCTGATGCCAAATATTCTCATATTAGCTTCGATCAGGATGATGTCCTGGCACTTGGCAAAATTGAATTGAAAGCCCTAAACACTCCGGGACATTCCCCCGACAGTATTTGCATTTTGCTTTTAGATGAACAGGACACCCAACAGGCCGTTTTTACAGGAGATACGTTATTCGTTGGGGACGTAGGCCGGCCTGACCTTCGCGAAGAAGATGGGGATTTGGCCACACAGGAAAAAGAAATGGCCCGTCAAATGTATTTCTCAACTCGTAACGTATTGATGAAATTGGGTAAAGACGTGGAAGTGTATCCTGCTCATGGTGCAGGATCCCTTTGTGGCAAAAACATAAGTAGTGACCTATCCAGTACGATTGGACGCGAATTGAAAAGGAACCCCGCATTACAGCCTATGGATGAAGATACTTTTATTGATTTTCTACTGGAGGATCAGCCTTTCATCCCAAAATATTTCAAACATGATGTTTCCTTAAATAGAAATGGTGCTGATTCATTTGAAGAAAGCATAAATTCCATACCCTTAGCTGAAAATGAAACATTTCAGGGTGGTATCGCGATCATCGATGCCCGTTCCCAGCAAGAGTTCAAATCAGGTCATCACCAGGGCGCAATAAATATAGCCGCCGGTGGTAAGTTTGAAACCTGGTTGGGCACTATTTTATCGCCTAAAGAACCATTCTATCTCGTAGCGGAAAACAAAGAAATCCTGAAAAAACTATTGGAGAAGACCGCAAAGATTGGATATGAAAAAAACATCAAAGCGGCCCTGACAAGTTTCGCTAATGCTAAAAGCAAGGAACCACAATTGGATGTGGATCATTTCAAATCACATAAACGGGATTATCAGATTCTGGATGTACGCAATGATGCGGAACTGGAAAACGGAAAGATTTTCAAAGGGGCTATTCACATTCCTCTTCCCGAATTGGAGGATGGATTGCAGAAAATTGACACTAATAAATCTGTAGTAGTCCATTGCGCCAGTGGCTATCGGTCTGCCATAGCCGCAAGCCTGATAAAAAATATGCTTCCGGACACTAGAGTATATGATCTTGGAACGGCTGTTAAAAATTTTAAATCAGATTAA
- a CDS encoding efflux RND transporter periplasmic adaptor subunit, giving the protein MKKYSIYIGIMIGGLVLGYFLFGGGSSEKTVNSDETAEVSGEHDHGSENGETQMWTCSMHPQIMLPEPGDCPICGMDLIPAEEGSGGLTTDQFKMTKNAMALANVQTTTIGGGTIENNTLVLSGKIAENEELNAVQVSHFGGRIEKLYINFTGEQVNRGELLATIYSPELVSAQQELLTAASLKESQPALYKAVRNKLKYWKLSEAQINSIENSGKIKENFPVYATVSGTVTMKMAEEGDYVKQGQPIYEIANLSSVWAMFDAYENQIADLEEGQEISITTNAYPGKEFNAKITFIDPVLNTASRTVLIRAVLPNKKGLFKPGMFVQGKVMGVSDDGNETITVPKSAVLWTGERSVVYIRVQGEEPVFELREVQLGRSRGDQYEILGGLQYGDEIVTQGTFTVDAAAQLKGKKSMMSPEGGTPGGSMPGMNMGGNAKGQLDDKEMIKKGQVSTEKFLEGKAYDFRNETPKAFRQQLDDVIEAYLALKEGLVLADANATKKYSSELMESLNKLDGNLLKGDAKTFWDEKKDFLMQHAKLCQEAPSIDGKRENFIYLSQPLIKIVESFGPGDETLYVDYCPMANNNKGAFWLSQSEEIRNPFMKEAMRSCGEVKQVIDSNN; this is encoded by the coding sequence ATGAAAAAATATAGTATATATATCGGAATAATGATCGGTGGATTGGTGCTGGGGTATTTCCTTTTCGGCGGAGGTTCATCAGAGAAAACAGTGAACAGTGACGAAACGGCCGAAGTTTCGGGCGAACACGATCACGGAAGTGAAAATGGGGAAACTCAAATGTGGACCTGCTCCATGCACCCACAAATAATGTTGCCCGAACCTGGGGACTGCCCTATTTGCGGAATGGATTTAATTCCTGCTGAAGAAGGCTCGGGTGGATTGACAACTGATCAGTTTAAAATGACGAAAAACGCTATGGCCCTTGCCAATGTTCAAACAACCACTATTGGAGGGGGAACGATAGAAAATAATACCCTTGTCCTTTCAGGTAAGATAGCGGAAAATGAAGAATTAAACGCTGTACAGGTTTCTCATTTTGGCGGGAGAATAGAAAAGCTTTATATAAATTTCACCGGAGAACAGGTGAACCGCGGAGAATTACTGGCGACTATTTATTCTCCGGAGCTGGTTTCCGCACAACAAGAATTACTAACAGCTGCGTCTTTAAAGGAGTCCCAGCCAGCACTGTACAAGGCTGTAAGAAATAAATTAAAGTACTGGAAACTTTCTGAAGCACAAATAAATAGCATAGAGAACTCAGGTAAGATTAAGGAAAACTTTCCCGTTTATGCAACAGTATCAGGCACCGTAACCATGAAAATGGCTGAGGAGGGCGATTACGTCAAACAGGGACAGCCTATCTATGAGATAGCCAATCTAAGTTCGGTGTGGGCAATGTTCGATGCATATGAAAACCAGATCGCCGACCTTGAAGAAGGACAGGAGATTTCAATCACTACAAATGCTTACCCTGGTAAGGAATTTAATGCTAAAATAACCTTTATCGATCCCGTATTGAATACTGCATCAAGAACGGTATTGATTCGTGCAGTGTTACCGAACAAAAAAGGCCTGTTTAAGCCTGGGATGTTTGTTCAAGGAAAGGTAATGGGAGTAAGCGACGATGGAAACGAAACCATAACGGTACCAAAAAGTGCGGTACTTTGGACCGGGGAACGCTCTGTTGTCTATATCAGGGTTCAGGGTGAGGAACCTGTATTTGAATTACGGGAAGTGCAGCTGGGCAGGTCCCGAGGCGATCAATATGAAATATTGGGAGGTTTACAATACGGAGATGAAATAGTAACCCAGGGAACTTTTACAGTGGATGCTGCCGCTCAACTGAAAGGTAAAAAATCCATGATGAGCCCTGAAGGTGGTACGCCCGGGGGATCAATGCCCGGGATGAATATGGGCGGTAATGCCAAAGGCCAATTGGATGACAAAGAAATGATCAAGAAGGGTCAGGTAAGCACGGAGAAGTTCCTAGAAGGTAAGGCTTATGATTTTCGTAATGAAACACCCAAAGCCTTTAGGCAGCAATTAGATGATGTTATTGAAGCCTATCTTGCCTTAAAGGAAGGTTTGGTTCTGGCAGATGCTAATGCAACCAAAAAGTACAGTTCAGAACTGATGGAATCCCTGAACAAGTTGGACGGAAATCTACTTAAAGGAGATGCCAAAACATTTTGGGATGAAAAAAAGGATTTCCTCATGCAACATGCGAAACTTTGCCAGGAGGCCCCTTCCATAGATGGAAAACGGGAAAATTTCATCTACCTGTCACAGCCTTTAATTAAAATAGTTGAATCCTTTGGACCTGGCGATGAGACCCTGTATGTGGATTATTGCCCAATGGCCAATAATAATAAGGGTGCCTTCTGGTTAAGTCAATCCGAGGAAATAAGAAACCCTTTTATGAAAGAGGCAATGCGATCCTGTGGAGAAGTGAAACAGGTAATAGATTCAAATAATTAA
- a CDS encoding DUF3347 domain-containing protein — MKFIKLSLAAVAAFGLFSFTTACDENTMNQMENNRMNNMMNEHNMENQSQQKDVPARIAYYMEIKNALVADDFQATRDAAKIMVENDKEFTTMANAIANSADLMEQRKNFKKLSAAIYKDVNDNEINTTLYWNRCPMAMGGEGANWLSMQEKIQNPYMGQKMPGCGSVKETLKK, encoded by the coding sequence ATGAAATTTATAAAATTAAGTTTAGCGGCTGTTGCAGCATTTGGCCTTTTCAGTTTTACTACTGCCTGTGACGAAAACACCATGAATCAGATGGAGAATAATAGAATGAATAATATGATGAATGAACATAATATGGAGAATCAATCCCAACAAAAGGACGTTCCTGCCCGAATAGCATATTATATGGAAATTAAGAATGCTTTGGTAGCAGATGATTTTCAAGCAACCCGGGATGCCGCCAAAATCATGGTGGAAAATGATAAGGAATTCACCACCATGGCTAATGCCATAGCGAATTCAGCTGATTTAATGGAACAGCGAAAAAATTTCAAAAAATTGTCGGCTGCAATTTATAAAGATGTCAATGATAATGAAATCAATACCACACTTTATTGGAATCGGTGCCCCATGGCAATGGGAGGCGAAGGTGCCAATTGGTTAAGTATGCAGGAAAAGATCCAAAACCCATATATGGGGCAGAAAATGCCCGGATGTGGTTCTGTAAAGGAAACTCTTAAAAAGTAA